One Sodalis praecaptivus DNA segment encodes these proteins:
- the feoA gene encoding ferrous iron transporter A translates to MQLQLQHHYKITGYAKEIPPAFRQKMLSLGMLPGSSFQVVRVAPLGDPVQIEVRRVQLVLRKKDLSLLLLSRADH, encoded by the coding sequence ATGCAACTGCAATTGCAGCACCATTATAAAATTACCGGCTATGCCAAAGAGATCCCTCCCGCCTTTCGGCAAAAAATGCTGTCCCTTGGCATGTTGCCCGGCAGTTCGTTCCAGGTGGTGCGCGTCGCCCCGCTGGGCGATCCCGTGCAAATCGAGGTGCGGCGGGTACAGCTGGTATTGCGAAAAAAAGATCTGTCATTGCTGCTATTGAGCCGTGCCGACCATTGA